One genomic segment of Candidatus Paceibacterota bacterium includes these proteins:
- a CDS encoding YqaJ viral recombinase family protein gives MKTYYFSDEISWIEARRGKITGSKLGGIISKRNIDKKKQGFYELIAERIGLPADGENPMDRGHRLEEEAIERFEKMTDKKVNCELVLWVKDDNESIALSPDGMIGETEAVEVKCLSSARHIEAYLTGEIPEEYRYQGLQYFVVNEKLEKLYFCFYDPRLKVKDFFIIEMNRSNLTDEINTLEIYQKDTLKEVEEIASKLMEF, from the coding sequence ATGAAGACTTATTATTTCTCCGATGAGATTTCGTGGATTGAGGCTCGTCGCGGCAAGATAACTGGGTCGAAACTTGGGGGCATCATTTCGAAACGGAATATAGATAAAAAGAAACAAGGCTTTTATGAGTTAATCGCAGAAAGAATCGGACTGCCAGCAGACGGAGAAAATCCGATGGACAGAGGTCATCGCCTTGAAGAAGAAGCAATCGAACGATTTGAGAAGATGACGGATAAAAAAGTTAACTGCGAGCTTGTCTTATGGGTCAAGGATGATAATGAGAGTATCGCTCTTTCGCCCGATGGAATGATTGGGGAGACGGAGGCAGTGGAAGTCAAATGCCTTTCATCGGCTCGGCATATCGAGGCGTATCTTACGGGCGAGATACCAGAAGAATATCGCTATCAAGGGCTACAGTATTTCGTAGTCAATGAGAAGCTGGAAAAACTTTATTTCTGCTTCTATGACCCGCGTCTAAAGGTAAAAGATTTCTTCATTATCGAGATGAATCGTTCTAACCTCACGGATGAAATAAACACGTTGGAGATTTACCAAAAAGATACGCTGAAAGAGGTCGAGGAAATTGCGAGCAAGTTAATGGAGTTTTGA
- a CDS encoding ERF family protein has translation MKKELLPTISVGATTMSVVPVEEKNASQSYSPEVLIAQAIDKGLPVETMERLLAMRTALKAEAAKEAFDEAMANFQAECPIVGKGKEVKNRSGVVMYHYAPLDSIVTEVKGIIGKHGFSYSIKTEIKENAVKVVCIVKHKGGHSELSDMEVPLATRTEIMSAPQQTAATMTFAKRYAFCNAFGIMTGDEDTDATPQTTHAEVGSKATEAQMNTISELAMQAGYSKADVGVRCRELYGVSILDITTVQADGIITGLMKRITQKTAV, from the coding sequence ATGAAAAAAGAATTATTGCCCACGATAAGTGTCGGAGCCACGACAATGTCTGTAGTCCCAGTCGAAGAAAAGAATGCGTCTCAATCTTATTCACCGGAAGTCTTAATCGCCCAAGCAATTGATAAAGGATTGCCCGTTGAGACGATGGAGCGATTACTGGCGATGCGAACAGCGTTAAAAGCCGAAGCCGCAAAAGAGGCGTTCGATGAAGCGATGGCGAACTTTCAAGCGGAATGTCCTATCGTCGGGAAAGGCAAAGAGGTTAAGAATCGTTCGGGGGTCGTGATGTATCACTACGCCCCGCTAGATTCGATTGTAACCGAGGTCAAGGGAATAATCGGTAAACACGGATTCAGCTATTCAATCAAAACCGAGATAAAAGAAAACGCGGTCAAGGTGGTTTGTATCGTAAAGCATAAAGGAGGGCATTCGGAATTAAGCGATATGGAGGTTCCTCTCGCAACGAGGACTGAAATAATGTCAGCCCCTCAACAGACAGCGGCTACGATGACGTTCGCTAAACGCTATGCCTTTTGTAACGCCTTTGGAATTATGACGGGCGACGAGGACACAGACGCGACGCCACAGACCACACACGCTGAAGTAGGGAGCAAGGCGACAGAAGCCCAAATGAACACTATCAGCGAACTCGCTATGCAGGCGGGATATTCAAAAGCAGATGTCGGCGTTCGATGTCGCGAACTCTATGGAGTTTCGATTCTAGACATCACAACGGTTCAAGCCGACGGGATTATCACAGGATTGATGAAGCGCATTACTCAAAAGACCGCCGTATGA
- a CDS encoding pentapeptide repeat-containing protein: protein MPKIIIKNRLTDKIIVEVEAESIKEAVEKNKADLRGADLRGAYLHGADLREAYLRGADLRGTDLCEANLYGADLREANLYGADLREANLYGANLCGADLCGANLYGANLCGADLCGANLCGTDLCEANLCGTDLYGANLREADLCEAKIKNSQKEELLKCLKIKIEE, encoded by the coding sequence ATGCCAAAAATCATAATAAAGAATCGCCTTACCGATAAAATAATAGTTGAAGTGGAAGCGGAATCTATTAAAGAAGCTGTTGAAAAGAATAAAGCGGACTTGCGCGGAGCGGACTTGCGCGGAGCGTACTTGCACGGAGCGGACTTGCGCGAAGCGTACTTGCGCGGAGCGGACTTGCGCGGAACGGACTTGTGCGAAGCGAACTTGTACGGAGCGGACTTGCGCGAAGCGAACTTGTACGGAGCGGACTTGCGCGAAGCGAACTTGTACGGAGCGAACTTGTGCGGAGCGGACTTGTGCGGAGCGAACTTGTACGGAGCGAACTTGTGCGGAGCGGACTTGTGCGGAGCGAACTTGTGCGGAACGGACTTGTGCGAAGCGAACTTGTGCGGAACGGACTTGTACGGAGCGAACTTGCGCGAAGCGGACTTGTGCGAAGCGAAGATAAAAAATTCACAAAAAGAAGAATTATTAAAATGTTTGAAGATTAAAATTGAAGAATAA
- a CDS encoding ArdC family protein — translation MHKKMTREERVAMLKAVSEKVKAGEIKGVQAVSVLRKEYSIFNQCFLAAQEAPAGVFGGYQQWRSLGRKVKKGEHGYSIVFPMQKKEEDQRGLEEKPRFSCATVFHFDQTEEVEKEVGKEETV, via the coding sequence ATGCATAAAAAAATGACGCGAGAGGAGAGAGTAGCGATGCTGAAAGCAGTGTCAGAGAAGGTGAAGGCGGGGGAAATAAAAGGAGTCCAAGCGGTATCGGTTCTTCGAAAGGAATACAGTATCTTCAATCAATGCTTTCTTGCCGCGCAAGAAGCCCCAGCGGGAGTGTTTGGAGGTTATCAGCAATGGCGTTCGCTCGGGCGCAAGGTCAAGAAAGGTGAACACGGCTATTCGATTGTCTTTCCGATGCAGAAAAAAGAAGAAGACCAACGAGGGTTGGAAGAAAAACCCCGCTTCTCTTGCGCAACGGTATTCCATTTCGACCAGACGGAAGAAGTCGAGAAGGAAGTTGGAAAGGAGGAAACAGTATGA